The DNA segment TATCTCACAAAGGATGCACGTTCAACGCCTTTTGCGACCGCGCAGATGACAACTGTCGATGCAACCTTCCCAGGCTCACTCCGCTCAACTCGGGAAAGGTACGGTGTTGGCGTGCTTGAGGGCAAGAATCTGTCATTTCGATATGGCAAGCGGCAAGAATGGATTTTTCAAGCCCTGGATATATGTATTGCTCCGGGGGAGCGAGTAGGCCTCCCCGGTCCCAGCGGCCGAGGAAAATCAACCCTTTCAAAGGTTCTCGCCGGTTACCTTGTACCACAAGAAGGCATTGTCACCATTGATGACCACCCTAAAAATGACAAAAGATTTAACCCTGTACAAAGACTTTTCCAGCACCCTGAATTGGCGGTCAACCCACGCTGGAAGATACGTGATATCCTAAAAGAAACCGGTACACCTTCTGACGAGATAATGCACACTCTGCAAGTCGACCAATCATGGCTTGATCGATACCCCCATGAACTTTCCGGCGGTGAACTACAACGAATTTGTCTGGTACGGGCGCTGGACTCAAGAACAAAATACCTTCTCTGCGATGAAATGACCTCCATGCTTGACGCACTGACCCAAGCATCCATCTGGAAGGCCGTGCTGAATATCGCGGAAGCGAGAAATCTCGGTTTATTGGTCATCAGCCATGATACATCACTCCTCAAGCGAATCTGTGAACGTTCTCTTTCGTATTTCGAAATGGCATGCCAAGAGTCATGTATCAAATCCGATCTCCCAACTTTCAACCGGCAAGAAAATTAATCCGACCAACAGAATGTATACAAAAAAACATTTCTTGCCTTATGTCAGAAACACAACATCGCACACGACCAGGAACTGAGGGACCTATGGCCATCATCTGTCTTGAAAACGATAGAACGACTCGGTCCTTTGTCTATGATATACAAAGGCTTAAAGCGCATAAAGCTGCTCAAGAACACTTTCAGATAAACAGTTCACAAGAACCAAAACCGCCTATCCAAGCCACTATTCGTTATGCGAAGTCTTCAGCCTCTGCATGAGTGCCTGTCGAATATTCCTTTTCAAAAAAGGGTCATGTGCTTCTTTAAAATGAAAAAATCGGACTTGTTTTATTCGTTGAAGGCTTCGACAATTTTTTTGAGACCACCGAAAACGGCGGTATCAAGCTTGAGGTCGAGAGGAAGCGGATATTCTCGTCCTGTATTTTCATACTTTGGTTGCCCCATTCTGTGATACTCGAGAATTTCAAATTCAACTTTATCGCCAGGTAGGCCAGAGAGGAAATCAATGATTTCGTGCACATCCTCCTCAGTATCGTTGAATCCGGGGATGATCGGTGTGCGAACCCGCACC comes from the Pseudodesulfovibrio piezophilus C1TLV30 genome and includes:
- a CDS encoding ABC transporter ATP-binding protein, coding for MLEGKNLSFRYGKRQEWIFQALDICIAPGERVGLPGPSGRGKSTLSKVLAGYLVPQEGIVTIDDHPKNDKRFNPVQRLFQHPELAVNPRWKIRDILKETGTPSDEIMHTLQVDQSWLDRYPHELSGGELQRICLVRALDSRTKYLLCDEMTSMLDALTQASIWKAVLNIAEARNLGLLVISHDTSLLKRICERSLSYFEMACQESCIKSDLPTFNRQEN